In the genome of Enterococcus sp. DIV2402, the window CAATTCAAAAAATTACGTGCCGAAAATGTTGTTGAGCTTCAGTACGTTGTAAAAAATAAAAATAAAGTAAAAACCATTCGTTATGTGAAAAGTTTGATTAATCCCGACCGACTTTCAAGCGTGATAGAGACCATCAAAAAAACAGCGAAACGTCAAAAACAGCTAGTCGAATTATTGGTAGAGCATCCAACCCAACCCATTTCGTTTTATAAAGAACAGGGACTGACAACTTCGATTTTAAATCAAGGAGTTGATAATGGTTGGTTAGTCTTCGAAGAGGTCGAAGCTTATCGAGATCCTTACAAGCATCGCACATTCGAACAGACCCATTCGTTGGCTTTAAATAATGAGCAACAACAAGCCGTAGAGACGATTTTATCTTCAGCCACGCAGGAGAAGTCTGATGTTTTCCTATTAGAAGGAATCACTGGAAGTGGGAAGACAGAAGTTTATTTGCAAACTATAGCTTCTTTATTAGCTCAAGGTAAAACGGCGATGATGCTGGTGCCAGAAATTGCGTTGACGCCTCAAATGGTTGAACGTTTTAAGAGTCGTTTTGGCGAAGCTGTAGCAGTCTTACACAGTGGCTTATCTTATGGTGAGAAATACGATGAATGGCGTAAAATCGAACGAAAAGAAGCGCAAGTAGTGGTTGGAGCACGTTCAGCTATCTTTGCCCCTTTGGAAAATATCGGTGTGATTATTATTGATGAAGAACATGAAGCTTCCTATAAGCAAGAGGAAGCTCCGCGGTATCATGCGCGTGATTTAGCCATTTGGCGTGGGAAATACCATCACTGTCCGGTAATCTTAGGTAGCGCCACCCCTTCTTTGGAATCACGTGCTCGGGCACAAAAAAAGGTCTATCACCTGTTACATTTGAGTCAACGAGCAAATCCAAATGCGACATTGCCAAGCGTGCAAGTAGTGGATTTAAAAGATGAATTTGTGCAAAAAAATACCAGTACGTTTTCTCGAATTTTACAAGAGAAAATTACCGATCGTTTAGCAAAAAAAGAACAAATTGTCTTGTTATTAAATCGTCGAGGATATTCTTCTTTTGTTATGTGTCGTGATTGTGGGTATGTTCTGCCTTGTCCGAACTGTGATATTTCTTTAACTTTACATATGGATACGAAAACGATGCGCTGCCATTATTGCGGACATGAAGAAGCGATTCCACATCGTTGCCCGGATTGTGGTGGTAATAAGATTCGCTATTATGGTACGGGAACACAAAAAGTTGAAGAAGAATTGCAAGCTCTTTTTCCAGAAGCACGTATCGTCCGGATGGATGTTGATACGACTCGTCGCAAAGGTGCTCATGAGAAGATACTACAAACGTTTGGAGAACAAAAGGCAGATATCTTGCTAGGAACACAGATGATTGCCAAAGGGCTCGATTTTCCTAATATTACGTTGGTGGGTGTGTTAAATGCGGATACGGCATTGAATTTACCTGATTTTCGTTCGAGTGAGCGAACCTTTCAATTGTTAACGCAAGTGAGTGGTCGTGCTGGTCGTGCTGAAAAAGCAGGAGAAGTCATCATTCAGACCTTCAATCCC includes:
- the priA gene encoding primosomal protein N' — encoded protein: MQTDQPFTYFVPDKLAEVIEVGMRVEVPFGNSDRHIQGFVTGLLDTEAETTLKPIIRTLDLAPVLNQELLQLADYMKETTFAFKITCFQTMLPSVMKAEYQKNFVLIDRNHPIHTYFSESESLAWQEVESLGLLNQFKKLRAENVVELQYVVKNKNKVKTIRYVKSLINPDRLSSVIETIKKTAKRQKQLVELLVEHPTQPISFYKEQGLTTSILNQGVDNGWLVFEEVEAYRDPYKHRTFEQTHSLALNNEQQQAVETILSSATQEKSDVFLLEGITGSGKTEVYLQTIASLLAQGKTAMMLVPEIALTPQMVERFKSRFGEAVAVLHSGLSYGEKYDEWRKIERKEAQVVVGARSAIFAPLENIGVIIIDEEHEASYKQEEAPRYHARDLAIWRGKYHHCPVILGSATPSLESRARAQKKVYHLLHLSQRANPNATLPSVQVVDLKDEFVQKNTSTFSRILQEKITDRLAKKEQIVLLLNRRGYSSFVMCRDCGYVLPCPNCDISLTLHMDTKTMRCHYCGHEEAIPHRCPDCGGNKIRYYGTGTQKVEEELQALFPEARIVRMDVDTTRRKGAHEKILQTFGEQKADILLGTQMIAKGLDFPNITLVGVLNADTALNLPDFRSSERTFQLLTQVSGRAGRAEKAGEVIIQTFNPDHHAIVLAQAQDYEQFYQKEMQMRHQSGYPPYYFTVKISCSHPEEQVVAKKMFQIAQQVRQTLSPQSILLGPIPSGVARVKNRYHYQLIIKYKREPLLQGLLREILEESQKDQRKNLYVSIDNEPLNFI